CCTGGTTACACAGTTGATCGTTCCCCAGGTTTGTCAGCAAGCGGACATCAAAGAAGGAGATTATATTACGAAGATAAACGGAAGGCCGGTGAAGAGGAAAATCGAAGAATTGGCCAAACTATTGTCAACTTCAAACCGCGCCACCCTGTTGCATCATCTCTCAAATTATGCCGATAATCTGGTTTGGGGCTCGGAGAGTAAAGATGTATCGGTGGAAATTACGAGGAATTCCGGCAACCAGATGAAAAAGATTTTGTTTATCGCCAGTGGCGACTCCAACCTGAAATTGCTGAATGAATACCTCACTTCTTTGCCGTCGAACAAAGCAGAAGACGGATCTTTGATCGTTTTGAATAATGAAATAGCTTACTTCCGGATTGATAACGTCTTTCGCTTGATCGAACACGTTGAAGATGCACGGATCGATCACCAGATGGATTCGATTTTAGACCTGGCCGGAAATAAGAAAGGAATCATTTTCGACATGCGTGGTTACCCGGATTGGGGCGGTTTCGTGCCGGCTTACGTGGTAAAACATTTCGGGAAAGACCTTGTTCCGTACGCAAAATACTTCCAGGCCAATAAACAACAAATCGGAACCTACACTCTGAAAGAAGCTTTGGACACGTATTACAATCCGGACTTAAAACCGGAAGGTGCGGCTTACAAAGGGAAAGTAGTAATGATAGTGAATCCGGCGACCCAGAGCATGAGCGAATGGAATACCATGTGCCTGCAGCATGTGTTCCCGGATGCTGTTACAATCGGTGAGCAAAGCGCAGGTGCCGACGGTGATCTGAAAACCATGAATCTGCCCGGTGGCTATACCTTTGATTTTACCGGGAATGCCATTTTCTACCCGGATGGAACGGAAGCACAGAGAAAAGGTGTTAAAATCAACATCCCGGTCCGCCTCACGAAAGAGAATTATTCCAAAGACAGCGATTATCTATTGCAAAGAGCCATTGAATTAATCGAAAAATGAGCGGAATAAGCTGTTTGATCTTACCTTTATCCGGAAAAGACTGTAAACAAATTAAATTATCTAAATCATGAATAAATCCATTCTGATTATTTTGATTATCCTGTTGAACGCCGTAGCATTCGGTCAAAATCAATCTTACTCGAAGATTTATT
The window above is part of the Fluviicola sp. genome. Proteins encoded here:
- a CDS encoding S41 family peptidase, whose protein sequence is MYKSTLLAVILAFSSTIFGQKQANKEQLYFMYFKTWNFLKYYHPDLASGKRDADSLFFSNLSKLPAAEDQEAVHKFFRTMVTDLSVPKSQAGSIKPKDGLVSNIDFSWRERPEFFDPGTIQKLSAVFENRYIGNNHYYLPEQSFNAELPHEKEYAFGKDENIPLEYRLLALAKIQGVVDYLYPHKYLMTPANEFDFLLRSVIARMFRYDDRVSYELVLLKLSACLQDSHSYNFYRQMTAKKKIFNSSVYPPFAYKVFEDGILVTQLIVPQVCQQADIKEGDYITKINGRPVKRKIEELAKLLSTSNRATLLHHLSNYADNLVWGSESKDVSVEITRNSGNQMKKILFIASGDSNLKLLNEYLTSLPSNKAEDGSLIVLNNEIAYFRIDNVFRLIEHVEDARIDHQMDSILDLAGNKKGIIFDMRGYPDWGGFVPAYVVKHFGKDLVPYAKYFQANKQQIGTYTLKEALDTYYNPDLKPEGAAYKGKVVMIVNPATQSMSEWNTMCLQHVFPDAVTIGEQSAGADGDLKTMNLPGGYTFDFTGNAIFYPDGTEAQRKGVKINIPVRLTKENYSKDSDYLLQRAIELIEK